Proteins encoded by one window of Panicum virgatum strain AP13 chromosome 7N, P.virgatum_v5, whole genome shotgun sequence:
- the LOC120681567 gene encoding thaumatin-like protein 1b, with amino-acid sequence MAVAHLLLQHSVANAARNRVVPPAILLILQLLCGALGADGATSFRFTNACHNPVWVGALHGASSPPLARSGFYLAPSATSHLDAPSSGSWSGTFWARTGCAVDSATGRFSCATADCGTGDVACEGRGPAPPVSLVEVTLAAPGSGGQDFYDVSLVDGFNVPVRVAPSGGGGDCRPAACAGDVNAMCPADLRVVAASGGGVVACKSACNAYGSARYCCTGQYGTPAACGPTSYSQVFKSACPAAYSYAYDDASSTFTCSGASSYDVTFCPGS; translated from the exons ATGGCGGTAGCTCACCTTCTTCTCCAACACTCCGTTGCCAATGCTGCTAGGAACAGGGTGGTTCCTCCTGCCATTCTCCTGATTCTTCAGCTTCTTTGCGGAG CGCTGGGCGCTGACGGCGCGACGTCGTTCCGCTTCACCAACGCCTGCCATAACCCGGTGTGGGTGGGCGCGCTCCACggcgcgagctcgccgccgctcgcgcgctcCGGCTTCTACCTGGCGCCGTCGGCCACGTCCCACCTCGACGCGCCGTCGTCCGGGAGCTGGTCGGGCACGTTCTGGGCGCGCACGGGCTGCGCCGTGGACTCCGCCACGGGCCGCTTCTCCTGCGCCACGGCGGACTGCGGCACGGGCGACGTTGCCTGCGAGGGCCgcgggccggcgccgcccgtctCGCTCGTGGAGGTCACCCTCGCCGCGCCGGGCAGCGGCGGGCAGGACTTCTACGACGTGAGCCTCGTCGACGGGTTCAACGTGCCGGTGCGCGTGGCGCcctcaggcggcggcggggactgccggccggcggcgtgcgcgggggACGTGAACGCCATGTGCCCCGCGGACCTCCGCGTCGTGGCCGCGTCCGGCGGTGGCGTCGTAGCGTGCAAGAGCGCCTGCAACGCCTACGGCAGCGCGCGCTACTGCTGCACGGGGCAGTacggcacgccggcggcgtgcgggccCACCAGCTACTCGCAGGTCTTCAAGAGCGCCTGCCCGGCGGCGTACAGCTACGCCTACGACGACGCCAGCAGCACCTTCACGTGCTCCGGCGCCTCCAGCTATGACGTCACCTTCTGCCCTGGGAGTTAA